A window from Flavobacterium gyeonganense encodes these proteins:
- a CDS encoding aspartate carbamoyltransferase catalytic subunit, producing MKELSVNHLLGIKYINENDINLIFETADHFKEVINRPIKKVPSLRDITIANIFFENSTRTKLSFELAQKRLSADVISFSAAQSSVKKGETLIDTVNNILSMKVDMVVMRHSNPGAAYFLSKNVKASVVNAGDGAHEHPTQALLDSYSIREKLGDVAGKKVVIVGDILHSRVALSNIYALQMQGAEVKVCGPKTLIPRYIESLGVTVEPNLRKALEWCDVANMLRVQNERMDVNFFPSTREYAQQYGVDKPLLDSLGKEIVIMHPGPINRGVEITSEVADSDHSVILNQVENGVAIRMAVIYLLASKIQ from the coding sequence ATGAAAGAATTAAGCGTAAATCATTTATTAGGAATTAAATATATCAATGAAAATGATATAAACCTGATTTTTGAAACGGCAGATCATTTTAAAGAAGTGATTAACCGGCCAATTAAAAAAGTTCCTTCATTACGAGATATTACCATTGCCAATATTTTTTTCGAAAACAGTACCAGAACCAAACTTTCCTTTGAATTAGCACAGAAACGTTTATCTGCAGATGTGATTAGTTTTTCAGCAGCCCAATCTTCGGTTAAAAAAGGAGAAACCCTTATTGATACTGTAAACAATATCCTTTCAATGAAAGTAGATATGGTTGTCATGCGCCACTCCAATCCCGGAGCGGCTTATTTTTTATCCAAAAATGTCAAAGCCAGTGTCGTAAACGCAGGCGATGGTGCTCACGAACATCCAACTCAGGCATTATTAGACAGTTATTCAATCAGAGAAAAACTGGGTGATGTTGCCGGAAAAAAAGTGGTGATTGTGGGTGATATTCTGCATTCAAGAGTAGCTTTGTCTAATATTTATGCTTTGCAGATGCAGGGCGCTGAAGTTAAAGTCTGTGGACCAAAAACGCTGATTCCGAGATATATTGAATCGCTAGGTGTTACCGTTGAACCAAATTTGAGAAAAGCTTTAGAATGGTGCGACGTAGCCAATATGCTTCGTGTACAAAATGAACGTATGGATGTAAACTTCTTCCCGTCAACTCGTGAATACGCACAGCAATACGGAGTTGACAAACCGCTTTTGGATTCGCTTGGAAAAGAAATCGTAATCATGCACCCGGGACCCATCAACAGGGGAGTAGAAATCACTTCTGAGGTGGCTGATTCAGATCATTCTGTAATCTTAAATCAGGTAGAAAATGGTGTAGCGATTAGAATGGCGGTTATTTATCTTTTGGCTTCTAAGATTCAATAG
- a CDS encoding DUF6891 domain-containing protein has protein sequence MTENEAFIYESIFNQVRMGFLSIDEIKENIIEEIEDNEFDDEISEAWAFEIIDEEYKKLLEESKHWKTPTDTEKLIKAFDELADENIIALHNAGYTTSDGEYEVVEVERELQENEVESDGYCFYHEQDLARAVSIEDPSLYIAFQKVDNSDEATTIAVGKKVAEVLRNNGFEVNWNESARTKIEIPGFRWQNVFDEEARDLQDYSEVVDRMIQ, from the coding sequence ATGACAGAAAACGAAGCGTTCATTTATGAATCAATTTTTAATCAGGTAAGAATGGGATTTCTTTCTATTGATGAAATCAAAGAGAACATTATAGAAGAAATTGAAGATAACGAATTTGATGACGAAATTTCAGAAGCATGGGCTTTTGAAATAATCGACGAAGAATACAAAAAACTGCTGGAAGAAAGCAAGCACTGGAAAACGCCAACAGATACTGAAAAGCTGATAAAAGCGTTTGATGAATTGGCAGACGAAAACATCATTGCGCTTCACAATGCCGGATATACCACAAGTGACGGCGAATACGAAGTAGTTGAGGTAGAAAGAGAACTTCAGGAAAATGAAGTAGAATCTGATGGGTATTGCTTTTATCACGAACAGGATTTAGCAAGAGCGGTTTCTATTGAAGATCCCAGTTTATATATCGCTTTTCAAAAAGTAGATAATTCAGATGAAGCAACTACTATCGCTGTAGGAAAGAAAGTTGCGGAAGTGCTAAGAAACAACGGTTTTGAAGTCAACTGGAATGAATCGGCAAGGACAAAAATTGAAATTCCGGGTTTCAGATGGCAGAATGTTTTTGATGAAGAGGCGAGAGATTTACAGGATTACAGTGAAGTTGTAGACCGAATGATCCAATAA
- the pyrR gene encoding bifunctional pyr operon transcriptional regulator/uracil phosphoribosyltransferase PyrR has translation MSQKVLLNSKEVTIILHRLACQLIEKHLDFSDTILIGIQPRGVFLAERLKQILENEYKTPEISLGYLDITFFRDDFRRTDKPLEANKTQINFIVENKKVIFIDDVLFTGRSIRSALTAIQSFGRPSEIELLVLIDRRFSRNLPIQPDYRGRQVDAINGEKVKVSWKENDGEDVVHLVTN, from the coding sequence ATGAGCCAGAAAGTATTACTTAATTCAAAAGAAGTTACTATCATACTCCATCGTTTGGCTTGTCAGTTAATCGAAAAACACCTTGATTTTTCAGATACAATTTTAATCGGGATTCAGCCCAGAGGGGTCTTTCTGGCGGAGCGTTTGAAACAAATTTTAGAGAACGAATACAAAACACCTGAAATTTCGCTGGGTTATCTGGATATCACTTTCTTTAGAGATGATTTCCGCAGAACCGATAAACCGCTTGAAGCCAATAAAACCCAGATTAATTTTATAGTCGAAAACAAAAAAGTCATTTTTATCGATGACGTTTTGTTTACCGGACGCAGTATTCGTTCTGCCTTAACCGCAATTCAGTCTTTCGGAAGACCTTCAGAAATCGAATTACTGGTGTTAATCGACAGACGTTTTAGTCGTAATTTGCCTATTCAGCCCGATTATCGTGGCCGTCAGGTAGATGCGATTAATGGCGAAAAAGTAAAAGTGAGCTGGAAAGAAAATGACGGCGAAGATGTGGTGCATTTGGTTACCAATTAA
- a CDS encoding DUF418 domain-containing protein produces MPNSTLSIKAPRIEVVDALRGFAIMSIMFLHNIEHFDYYYLPEYLPEWIKSLDKIIWETLFFLFGGKSYAIFALLFGFSFYIQNDNQERKGKDFRMRFLWRLLLLLGFGIFNTIFYEGDILVIYAVLGIVLIPVCKWSDKAVFVTAIILMLQPLEWIKCFYMLLHPEYIPGPNISNAYFKLMGEYLKSNSFMDHAIGNLKFGRWASIFWCWENGRFFQAPALFMFGMLMGRRKLFIASQESNLFWKKVLLFSFLLFLPLYGFKFFSSQIIEHKSMLKTLSVIVKSWSNFAFMMFMVAVFVLLYQKERVQNILSGLIPFGKMSLTNYIMQSIVGSFIYYRYGLGLVEYTGATYSLLIGIVLFLLQLWFCKWWLNKNKQGPLEYIWHKATWVSLKKNNNF; encoded by the coding sequence ATGCCAAACAGTACTTTAAGTATCAAAGCACCACGAATTGAAGTAGTGGATGCCTTAAGGGGATTTGCTATTATGTCTATTATGTTTTTGCATAATATTGAACATTTTGATTATTATTACTTACCCGAATATTTGCCGGAATGGATAAAATCCTTAGATAAAATAATTTGGGAAACATTGTTTTTTCTTTTTGGAGGAAAATCCTATGCTATTTTTGCCTTACTGTTTGGTTTTAGCTTTTATATTCAAAATGATAATCAGGAAAGAAAAGGTAAAGATTTTAGAATGAGATTTTTATGGAGATTATTACTCTTGTTAGGCTTTGGTATTTTTAATACTATTTTTTATGAAGGTGACATTTTGGTGATTTATGCTGTGTTGGGAATTGTTTTGATTCCGGTTTGTAAATGGAGTGATAAAGCTGTTTTTGTTACTGCTATTATTTTAATGTTGCAGCCTTTGGAGTGGATAAAGTGTTTTTATATGCTGTTGCATCCGGAATATATTCCGGGACCCAATATCTCAAATGCATATTTTAAATTGATGGGGGAATATTTAAAAAGCAATTCTTTTATGGATCACGCAATTGGGAATTTAAAATTTGGACGATGGGCATCAATTTTCTGGTGTTGGGAAAATGGCCGTTTTTTTCAGGCTCCCGCTTTATTTATGTTTGGAATGTTAATGGGACGCAGAAAATTGTTTATCGCATCTCAAGAAAGTAATTTGTTTTGGAAAAAAGTACTGCTTTTTTCTTTTCTTCTTTTTCTCCCTTTATACGGTTTCAAATTTTTTTCATCACAAATTATCGAGCACAAATCGATGCTTAAAACCCTTTCTGTAATTGTAAAGTCATGGTCTAATTTTGCTTTTATGATGTTTATGGTAGCTGTATTTGTACTATTATATCAAAAAGAGCGTGTGCAAAACATTCTTTCAGGACTAATTCCGTTTGGTAAAATGAGTCTGACCAATTACATAATGCAGTCTATAGTAGGCTCTTTTATTTACTATCGATACGGATTGGGACTTGTAGAATATACCGGAGCGACTTATAGTTTATTAATTGGTATTGTTTTGTTTCTATTACAATTATGGTTCTGTAAGTGGTGGCTTAATAAAAATAAACAAGGACCGCTAGAATACATCTGGCACAAGGCTACATGGGTTTCTTTGAAAAAAAATAATAATTTTTAA
- a CDS encoding helix-turn-helix domain-containing protein translates to MNFYQQEIHRISKICYKNESQIKTVIRTKKFIETNFEQELNLDVLSDAQFTSKFHLLRLFKKYYGMTPIQYLIDRRIEKSKEYLQNGMPVTETCFAIGFESPSSFSTLFKNKIGIAPVEFQKRAIFAK, encoded by the coding sequence ATGAATTTTTACCAACAAGAAATACATCGCATCAGCAAAATCTGTTATAAAAACGAAAGTCAGATCAAAACCGTAATACGGACTAAGAAATTTATTGAAACTAACTTCGAACAAGAACTTAATCTTGATGTTCTTTCCGATGCTCAATTCACATCGAAATTTCATTTATTGCGCTTATTTAAAAAATATTATGGCATGACACCGATACAATATTTAATTGACAGAAGAATAGAAAAATCTAAAGAATACCTGCAAAATGGAATGCCAGTAACTGAAACTTGTTTTGCGATTGGATTTGAAAGTCCTAGTTCTTTTAGTACTTTATTTAAAAATAAAATTGGGATTGCGCCAGTAGAATTTCAAAAAAGAGCAATTTTCGCAAAGTAG
- a CDS encoding VOC family protein has protein sequence MRVKVIGIPVQDQEIALQFYTEKLGFIKKHDVQLSETNRWLTLVSKEEQFGTEILLEPSPNHFEPAKIYQKALFEAGIPYTQFNVDDIEKEYNRLVNLGVEFSMKPTEMGTVKIAVLNDICGNNIQLIEIL, from the coding sequence ATGAGAGTAAAAGTTATCGGGATTCCAGTTCAGGATCAGGAAATTGCATTACAATTTTATACGGAAAAACTAGGTTTTATAAAAAAACATGATGTACAATTGAGCGAAACTAATCGATGGTTAACACTAGTTTCGAAAGAAGAACAATTTGGAACTGAGATTTTATTAGAACCATCTCCAAATCATTTTGAACCGGCTAAAATCTATCAAAAAGCCCTTTTTGAAGCGGGAATTCCATACACACAATTCAACGTTGATGATATCGAAAAAGAATACAACAGACTTGTAAATCTTGGTGTAGAATTTAGCATGAAACCAACTGAAATGGGAACAGTTAAAATTGCAGTATTAAATGATATTTGCGGAAATAATATTCAGCTTATTGAAATATTGTAA
- a CDS encoding class I SAM-dependent methyltransferase, protein MDKYKETFETWNKIAKLYEDKFMNLSIYDETYDFFCSFLKDNQKVFEIGCGPGNITKYLLSKKPELKITGIDIAPKMIDLAKINNPTADFKIMDTRKLNELNEKFDAIMSGFCLPYLSQSDCSKLINDSAQILTENGILYLSFVQGDASKSGFTSGSSGDRTYFYYHSLENLKTSLLENNFEIIKLFEINYPKAEDVEIHIIIIAKDKTF, encoded by the coding sequence ATGGATAAATACAAAGAAACGTTTGAAACCTGGAACAAAATCGCAAAACTCTACGAGGATAAGTTTATGAATCTGAGTATTTATGATGAAACTTATGATTTCTTCTGCAGCTTTTTAAAAGACAATCAGAAAGTATTTGAAATTGGCTGCGGGCCGGGAAACATTACCAAATATTTGTTATCTAAAAAGCCTGAATTAAAAATTACAGGTATTGACATTGCACCAAAAATGATCGACTTAGCGAAGATAAATAATCCTACAGCTGATTTTAAAATAATGGACACCCGAAAACTGAATGAGTTAAATGAAAAATTTGACGCCATTATGTCCGGTTTTTGCCTGCCCTATTTATCCCAATCTGATTGTTCGAAACTTATTAATGATTCTGCACAAATTCTTACTGAAAATGGAATTTTGTACTTAAGTTTTGTACAAGGCGATGCTTCTAAATCAGGCTTTACTTCCGGAAGTTCCGGAGATCGTACTTATTTTTATTATCACTCTTTGGAAAATTTAAAAACAAGTCTTCTTGAAAATAATTTTGAAATTATAAAATTGTTCGAAATAAATTATCCCAAAGCTGAAGATGTTGAAATTCACATCATCATAATTGCAAAAGACAAAACTTTCTAA
- a CDS encoding ABC-F family ATP-binding cassette domain-containing protein translates to MLTVNNLSVQFGKRILFDEVNTTFTHGNIYGVIGANGAGKSTFLKIISGDMDPTSGHIHLEPGKRMSVLNQNHNMFDEHTVLETVLMGNKVLYAVKKEMDELYLDYNDKNADRIGELQVQFEEMNGWNADSDAAAMLSNLGINEDQHYTLMADMEGKMKVRVLLAQALFGNPDVLIMDEPTNDLDFETIAWLENFLANYENTVIVVSHDRHFLDAVCTHISDIDFGKINHYSGNYTFWYESSQLAAKQRAQQNKKAEEKKQELEEFIRRFSANVAKSKQATSRKKMISKLNISEIKPSSRRYPAIIFDQDREAGDQILNVEGLSASVDGEVLFKDVDLNMAKGDKIVLFSKDSRATTAFYEILNNEQKADSGTFDWGITTNQAYLPAENHKYFENDLTLVDWLRQYAKTEEERDEVFIRGFLGKMIFSGEEALKTSRVLSGGEKVRCMLSRMMMERANILMLDEPTNHLDLESITAFNNSLKNFKGSVIFTTHDHEFAQTVGNRIVELTPNGVIDRYMTFDEYLDDEKIQEQRKKMYNL, encoded by the coding sequence ATGTTAACAGTCAATAATTTATCAGTACAATTTGGCAAACGAATTTTGTTTGACGAAGTAAATACAACTTTTACTCACGGAAACATTTACGGCGTTATTGGAGCCAATGGTGCTGGAAAATCTACTTTTCTAAAAATCATTTCGGGCGATATGGACCCAACTTCGGGACATATCCATTTAGAACCAGGAAAACGTATGTCGGTTTTAAACCAAAACCACAACATGTTCGATGAGCATACGGTTTTGGAAACAGTTTTGATGGGAAATAAAGTTTTGTATGCTGTTAAAAAGGAAATGGATGAACTTTATTTAGACTACAACGATAAAAACGCAGACAGAATAGGGGAGCTTCAGGTTCAGTTTGAGGAAATGAACGGATGGAATGCTGATTCTGATGCTGCTGCGATGTTGTCTAACCTAGGAATCAACGAAGATCAGCACTATACTTTGATGGCTGATATGGAAGGAAAAATGAAAGTACGTGTGCTTTTGGCGCAGGCGCTTTTCGGAAATCCGGATGTATTGATCATGGATGAGCCTACCAACGATTTGGATTTCGAGACAATTGCATGGTTAGAAAACTTCCTTGCAAATTATGAAAATACTGTGATCGTTGTATCTCACGACCGTCACTTTTTAGATGCGGTTTGTACTCATATTTCTGATATTGATTTCGGAAAAATCAATCACTACTCAGGAAACTATACATTTTGGTACGAATCCAGCCAGTTAGCGGCAAAACAGCGTGCACAGCAAAACAAAAAAGCGGAAGAAAAGAAACAGGAATTAGAAGAATTTATTCGTCGTTTTAGCGCGAACGTTGCAAAATCGAAACAGGCAACTTCTCGTAAAAAAATGATTTCTAAATTGAATATTTCAGAAATTAAACCTTCAAGCCGCCGTTACCCAGCAATTATCTTCGATCAGGATCGTGAAGCCGGAGATCAGATTTTGAATGTAGAAGGTTTATCTGCTTCAGTAGATGGGGAAGTTTTATTCAAAGATGTGGATTTGAATATGGCAAAGGGCGACAAAATCGTTCTTTTCTCTAAAGATTCACGTGCAACAACTGCTTTCTACGAAATCTTAAACAACGAACAAAAAGCAGATTCTGGAACTTTTGACTGGGGAATTACAACCAATCAGGCATATTTACCGGCAGAAAACCATAAATACTTCGAAAATGATTTAACTTTGGTAGACTGGTTACGTCAATATGCTAAAACAGAAGAAGAGCGTGATGAGGTATTTATTAGAGGTTTCTTAGGGAAAATGATTTTCTCCGGAGAAGAGGCTTTAAAAACATCCAGAGTTTTATCAGGAGGTGAAAAAGTGCGTTGTATGCTTTCCAGGATGATGATGGAGCGTGCTAACATTTTAATGCTTGATGAGCCGACAAACCACTTAGATCTGGAGTCTATCACAGCTTTCAACAACTCATTGAAAAACTTTAAAGGTTCTGTAATCTTCACTACACATGACCACGAGTTTGCACAGACTGTTGGTAACCGAATTGTAGAATTGACACCAAACGGAGTGATCGACCGTTATATGACATTTGACGAATATCTTGATGATGAAAAAATTCAGGAACAAAGAAAGAAGATGTATAATCTTTAA